In Yersinia enterocolitica subsp. enterocolitica, one DNA window encodes the following:
- the yacG gene encoding DNA gyrase inhibitor YacG, whose product METEVIEVNCPTCGKIVIWGEQSPYRPFCCKRCQLIDLGEWADEEKRISSNGELSDSDEWSEEDPLQH is encoded by the coding sequence ATGGAAACCGAAGTCATCGAGGTCAACTGTCCGACCTGCGGCAAGATTGTTATCTGGGGTGAACAAAGCCCTTATCGCCCATTCTGCTGCAAGCGTTGCCAGCTGATTGATTTAGGTGAGTGGGCCGACGAAGAAAAACGCATTTCCAGTAATGGTGAGCTATCTGACAGTGATGAATGGAGCGAGGAAGACCCTCTTCAACACTAG
- the lpxC gene encoding UDP-3-O-acyl-N-acetylglucosamine deacetylase, which translates to MIKQRTLKRIVQATGVGLHTGKKVTLTMRPAPANTGVIYRRTDLNPPVDFPADAKSVRDTMLCTCLVNEHDVRISTVEHLNAALAGLGIDNIIIEVNAPEVPIMDGSASPFVYLLLDAGIEELNSAKKFLRLKETVRVEDGDKWAELSPFNGFRLDFTIDFNHPAIDSSTQRYRLDFSADSFVRQISRARTFGFMRDIEYLQSRGLCLGGSFDCAIVVDDYRVLNEDGLRFEDEFVRHKMLDAIGDLFMCGHNIIGAFTAYKSGHALNNKLLQAVLAKQEAWEFVTFQDEAEMPLAFKAPSTVLAY; encoded by the coding sequence ATGATCAAACAAAGGACTTTAAAACGTATTGTTCAGGCGACTGGCGTCGGTTTGCACACCGGTAAGAAAGTCACACTGACAATGCGACCCGCGCCGGCTAACACCGGGGTCATCTATCGTCGCACTGACTTGAATCCACCGGTTGATTTTCCGGCAGATGCAAAATCCGTGCGTGATACCATGCTCTGTACTTGCCTGGTCAATGAGCATGACGTGCGTATTTCTACTGTTGAGCATCTCAACGCTGCTCTGGCAGGGTTAGGGATTGATAACATTATTATTGAAGTTAACGCTCCCGAAGTACCGATAATGGATGGTAGTGCCAGTCCATTCGTGTACTTGCTGCTGGATGCGGGTATCGAAGAGTTAAACTCTGCGAAGAAATTCCTGCGTCTGAAAGAGACTGTGCGGGTTGAAGACGGTGATAAATGGGCTGAATTGTCTCCATTCAATGGATTCCGTTTAGATTTTACCATTGATTTTAATCACCCGGCGATTGACTCCAGTACGCAGCGCTACCGTTTAGATTTCTCGGCCGATTCATTCGTCCGTCAAATCAGCCGTGCGCGTACTTTTGGTTTCATGCGTGATATCGAATACTTACAGTCCCGCGGTTTGTGCCTGGGCGGTAGTTTCGATTGTGCCATCGTGGTAGATGATTACCGCGTATTAAACGAAGATGGCCTGCGCTTCGAAGATGAATTTGTTCGTCACAAAATGCTGGACGCCATTGGCGACCTGTTTATGTGTGGCCACAATATTATTGGCGCGTTTACTGCGTACAAATCAGGTCATGCCTTGAACAACAAGCTATTGCAGGCTGTTTTAGCTAAGCAAGAAGCTTGGGAATTTGTGACGTTCCAAGACGAAGCCGAAATGCCATTGGCATTCAAAGCTCCGTCTACAGTATTAGCTTACTAA
- the ftsQ gene encoding cell division protein FtsQ: MSQAALNARERAAENSAARRSNGGQLAGLIFLLMVLGTILWGGWVVVGWMKDASRLPLSKLVVTGERHYTTNDDIRQAILSLGAPGTFMTQDVNIIQQQIERLPWIQQASVRKQWPDELKIHLVEYVPFARWNDLHMVDEQGRSFSVPSERVGKQKLPLLYGPEGSEQDVLEGYRAINKVLAANKYQLKMVAMSARHSWQLALDNDVRLELGRDDRMGRLQRFIELYPMLQQQPDKRVSYVDLRYETGAAIGWAPVFIGSQGGEPPVNGQQNSNPQQNQAQAKQQ; the protein is encoded by the coding sequence ATGTCGCAAGCTGCCCTAAATGCGCGTGAACGTGCGGCTGAAAACAGCGCAGCCCGGCGCAGTAACGGAGGCCAATTAGCTGGGCTGATTTTCCTGCTGATGGTGCTGGGTACCATCCTCTGGGGGGGCTGGGTGGTAGTAGGTTGGATGAAAGATGCCAGCCGATTGCCACTGTCTAAACTGGTGGTGACCGGTGAGCGCCATTACACCACCAATGACGATATTCGCCAGGCGATTCTGTCATTGGGCGCACCGGGTACCTTTATGACGCAGGATGTCAATATCATCCAGCAGCAGATTGAACGGTTACCTTGGATTCAGCAGGCCAGTGTGCGCAAACAGTGGCCGGATGAGCTGAAGATCCATCTGGTGGAGTATGTGCCTTTTGCCCGCTGGAATGATTTGCATATGGTGGATGAGCAAGGGCGGTCATTCAGTGTGCCGTCTGAACGAGTCGGCAAACAGAAATTGCCATTACTGTATGGCCCGGAGGGTAGTGAACAGGATGTTCTGGAAGGCTACCGGGCAATAAATAAAGTGTTAGCGGCCAATAAGTATCAGCTAAAAATGGTGGCGATGAGTGCCAGACATTCTTGGCAGTTGGCCTTAGATAATGATGTTCGGCTGGAGCTGGGACGGGATGACCGGATGGGGCGTTTGCAACGTTTCATCGAGTTGTATCCGATGTTGCAACAGCAGCCAGATAAACGGGTCAGTTATGTTGATTTGCGATATGAAACAGGGGCTGCAATAGGTTGGGCTCCGGTATTTATCGGCAGTCAGGGTGGTGAGCCACCAGTAAATGGCCAGCAGAACAGTAATCCGCAACAGAATCAGGCACAGGCAAAACAACAATGA
- a CDS encoding DUF721 domain-containing protein yields the protein MRESRPQLLDVLFDDAIAAENGPLHNVQQRATALLKLNRAVKGLLPSQLQPWCRVANYRQSVLVLETANASWLMRLRYEQPALLSALRAQILPSLSSIDIRINPSLMASGHNMTQNAEKSSGNTEKSPPLRQLSLESAKELRGLASRSPEKLRTILERLAALAGESASTTKSDK from the coding sequence ATGCGTGAAAGCCGCCCACAATTATTAGATGTTCTGTTCGATGATGCAATTGCAGCAGAAAACGGACCGCTGCATAACGTACAACAACGCGCTACTGCACTGTTAAAACTTAACCGTGCGGTAAAAGGATTGCTCCCTTCACAATTGCAGCCGTGGTGCCGTGTTGCTAACTATCGCCAGAGTGTTTTAGTGCTAGAAACCGCGAACGCCAGCTGGTTAATGCGCTTGCGTTATGAACAACCTGCTTTACTCTCTGCACTACGAGCGCAAATTCTACCATCATTGTCTTCAATCGACATCAGGATTAATCCGTCGTTAATGGCCAGCGGTCATAACATGACACAAAATGCCGAGAAATCGTCAGGAAATACTGAGAAATCGCCGCCATTACGTCAGTTAAGTTTGGAAAGCGCTAAGGAATTAAGAGGATTAGCGAGCCGTAGCCCTGAAAAACTGAGGACGATATTGGAACGATTGGCTGCGCTGGCCGGAGAGAGTGCCAGCACAACCAAAAGTGATAAATAA
- the secA gene encoding preprotein translocase subunit SecA: protein MLIKLLTKVFGSRNDRTLRRMRKVVDLINRMEPEVEKLTNEELRAKTDEFRERLANGAVLETLIPEAFAVVREASKRVFGMRHFDVQLLGGMVLNERCIAEMRTGEGKTLTATLPAYLNALSGRGVHVVTVNDYLAQRDAENNRPLFEFLGLSVGINLPNMPAPAKRAAYAADITYGTNNEFGFDYLRDNMAFSPEERVQRKLHYALVDEVDSILIDEARTPLIISGPAEDSSEMYIRVNKLIPKLIRQEKEDSDTFQGEGHFSVDEKSRQVHLTERGLIKIEEMLVEAGIMEEGESLYSPANIMLMHHVTAALRAHVLFTRDVDYIVKDGEVIIVDEHTGRTMQGRRWSDGLHQAVEAKEGVEIQNENQTLASITFQNYFRLYEKLAGMTGTADTEAFEFSSIYKLDTIVVPTNRPMIRKDLADLVYMTEQEKIGAIIEDIRERTANGQPVLVGTISIEKSEVVSAELTKAGIEHKVLNAKFHAMEAEIVSQAGQPGAVTIATNMAGRGTDIVLGGSWQSEIALLENPTEDQIAAIKAAWQIRHDAVLASGGLHIIGTERHESRRIDNQLRGRAGRQGDAGSSRFYLSMEDALMRIFASDRVSGMMRKLGMKPGEAIEHPWVTKAIANAQRKVESRNFDIRKQLLEYDDVASDQRRAIYSQRNELLDVADVSETINSIREDVFKTVIDSYIPTQSLEEMWDVEGLEQRLKNDFDLDMPIAQWLEDEPQLHEETLRERILQLAIADYQRKEEVVGFDMMRNFEKGVMLQTLDSLWKEHLAAMDYLRQGIHLRGYAQKDPKQEYKRESFAMFAAMLESLKYEVISVLSKVQVRMPEEVEALEVQRREEAERLAKQQQLSHESDNSALMSQEEANVAASLERKVGRNDPCPCGSGKKYKQCHGRLQ, encoded by the coding sequence ATGCTAATTAAATTATTAACCAAAGTTTTTGGTAGTCGTAACGATCGTACACTGCGCCGTATGCGCAAGGTGGTTGATCTTATCAACCGTATGGAACCTGAAGTCGAAAAGCTGACAAATGAGGAATTACGTGCCAAAACTGACGAATTCCGTGAGCGTCTGGCGAACGGTGCCGTACTGGAAACATTGATCCCTGAGGCTTTTGCTGTCGTGCGCGAGGCCAGTAAACGCGTGTTTGGCATGCGTCACTTCGATGTGCAGCTGCTTGGCGGTATGGTACTGAACGAACGCTGCATCGCAGAAATGCGTACAGGTGAAGGTAAAACGCTGACTGCAACTCTGCCAGCTTACCTGAATGCGTTGAGCGGCCGTGGTGTCCACGTGGTTACCGTCAACGACTATTTGGCTCAACGTGACGCCGAAAATAACCGTCCATTGTTTGAGTTCCTGGGCCTGAGTGTGGGTATCAACTTACCTAATATGCCAGCTCCAGCTAAGCGTGCTGCTTATGCTGCGGATATCACCTATGGTACTAACAACGAATTCGGCTTTGACTACCTGCGCGATAACATGGCGTTCAGCCCAGAAGAACGTGTACAGCGCAAACTGCATTACGCGTTGGTCGATGAGGTTGACTCCATCTTGATCGATGAAGCACGTACTCCGCTGATTATCTCCGGCCCGGCCGAAGATAGTTCAGAGATGTATATTCGGGTTAACAAGCTGATTCCAAAACTGATTCGTCAGGAAAAAGAAGACTCCGATACTTTCCAGGGCGAAGGTCACTTCTCTGTGGATGAGAAATCACGTCAGGTGCATTTGACCGAACGCGGTTTGATCAAAATTGAGGAAATGCTGGTAGAAGCGGGCATCATGGAAGAGGGGGAGTCTCTGTATTCTCCAGCTAACATCATGTTGATGCACCACGTAACGGCAGCTCTGCGTGCTCATGTATTGTTCACCCGTGATGTTGACTACATTGTGAAAGACGGTGAAGTTATCATTGTTGACGAACATACTGGGCGTACCATGCAAGGTCGTCGTTGGTCAGATGGCTTGCATCAAGCGGTTGAAGCAAAAGAAGGCGTAGAAATTCAGAACGAAAACCAGACGCTGGCTTCAATCACTTTCCAGAATTACTTCCGCCTCTATGAAAAACTGGCCGGTATGACCGGTACAGCAGATACCGAAGCATTCGAATTTAGCTCCATTTACAAGTTGGATACCATTGTTGTTCCAACCAACCGCCCAATGATCCGTAAGGACCTGGCTGATTTGGTCTACATGACCGAACAGGAAAAAATTGGTGCGATTATCGAAGATATCCGTGAGCGTACTGCTAACGGCCAGCCGGTATTGGTGGGGACTATTTCGATTGAGAAATCAGAAGTGGTATCTGCTGAATTAACGAAAGCCGGTATTGAACACAAAGTTCTGAACGCCAAGTTCCACGCCATGGAAGCTGAAATTGTTTCCCAAGCGGGCCAACCGGGCGCGGTAACTATCGCGACCAACATGGCGGGTCGTGGTACCGATATCGTATTGGGTGGCAGCTGGCAGAGTGAAATTGCCTTACTGGAAAACCCAACAGAAGACCAAATTGCAGCCATTAAAGCCGCGTGGCAGATTCGCCATGATGCAGTGCTGGCCTCCGGTGGTTTGCACATTATTGGTACTGAGCGCCATGAATCTCGCCGTATCGATAATCAGCTGCGTGGTCGTGCGGGCCGTCAGGGTGATGCTGGTTCTTCCCGCTTCTACCTGTCAATGGAAGATGCCTTGATGCGTATTTTTGCCTCTGACCGTGTGTCTGGCATGATGCGTAAGTTAGGTATGAAACCAGGTGAAGCTATTGAACACCCGTGGGTGACTAAAGCTATCGCCAACGCGCAACGTAAAGTTGAAAGCCGTAACTTCGATATTCGTAAGCAATTACTGGAATATGATGATGTAGCCAGCGACCAACGCCGGGCTATCTACAGCCAGCGTAATGAGCTGTTGGATGTGGCTGATGTGAGTGAAACCATCAACAGTATCCGTGAAGATGTATTCAAAACGGTTATTGATAGCTACATTCCAACCCAGTCTCTGGAAGAAATGTGGGATGTCGAAGGCTTGGAACAGCGTTTGAAAAATGATTTCGACCTGGACATGCCAATTGCCCAATGGCTGGAAGATGAACCACAACTGCACGAAGAAACTTTACGTGAACGCATTCTGCAACTGGCGATTGCTGATTATCAGCGTAAAGAAGAAGTGGTTGGTTTTGACATGATGCGTAACTTCGAAAAAGGTGTGATGTTACAAACACTTGATTCGTTGTGGAAAGAGCATTTGGCGGCAATGGATTACCTGCGTCAGGGCATCCATCTCCGTGGCTACGCACAAAAAGATCCTAAACAAGAATACAAACGTGAATCTTTCGCGATGTTTGCTGCAATGTTGGAATCACTGAAATATGAAGTGATCAGCGTTCTAAGCAAAGTACAGGTGCGGATGCCGGAAGAAGTAGAGGCATTGGAAGTACAACGTCGCGAAGAAGCTGAGCGTTTGGCTAAACAGCAACAACTTAGCCACGAATCTGATAACAGCGCACTGATGTCACAGGAAGAAGCCAATGTGGCTGCCAGCCTTGAGCGCAAAGTCGGGCGTAATGATCCGTGCCCATGTGGTTCAGGTAAGAAATACAAGCAGTGCCACGGCCGCCTACAGTAA
- the mutT gene encoding 8-oxo-dGTP diphosphatase MutT — protein MKHLQIAVGIIRNSQQEIFITQRAADSHMAGFWEFPGGKIEQGETPEVALKRELLEETGIAVKEAVLLKVLEHTFTDRIVTLSFYMVEAWDGEPFGREGQPMRWVKQSDLLAEEFPPANAAIIELLTA, from the coding sequence TTGAAACACTTACAAATTGCAGTTGGGATTATCCGTAATTCCCAGCAAGAAATTTTTATTACCCAGCGCGCTGCTGATTCTCATATGGCTGGATTTTGGGAATTTCCCGGCGGCAAAATTGAGCAGGGTGAAACACCAGAAGTTGCATTAAAACGTGAGCTATTGGAAGAAACAGGAATTGCGGTGAAAGAGGCGGTTTTGCTTAAAGTGTTAGAGCACACATTTACCGATCGCATCGTAACATTAAGTTTTTATATGGTTGAAGCATGGGATGGTGAGCCCTTTGGTCGCGAAGGCCAGCCGATGCGCTGGGTGAAACAATCTGACTTGTTGGCTGAAGAGTTCCCACCCGCCAATGCAGCCATTATTGAATTACTTACAGCATAG
- the secM gene encoding secA translation cis-regulator SecM, protein MIGILNRWRQFGRRYFWPHLLLGMVAASLGVPSNLSGVPDQAAIPNTSSSQSRQNYGATNFSSLALLHDMHRRPSFSVDYWQQHALRTVIRHLSFALAPQVAYARVQEVAEAEQVQPSQIQQLALLNTLNALLTHEFKPPTIIRYTEQIKRPVLSLHKPGLWLAQVQGIRAGPANFI, encoded by the coding sequence GTGATCGGTATTCTAAATCGTTGGCGACAATTTGGCAGACGTTATTTCTGGCCGCATCTCCTGTTGGGGATGGTCGCGGCGAGTCTTGGCGTGCCATCAAACCTGTCTGGCGTTCCTGATCAAGCTGCAATACCGAACACATCATCAAGCCAAAGCCGTCAGAATTACGGTGCGACAAACTTTAGTAGTTTGGCATTGCTGCATGATATGCATCGTCGCCCTTCATTCAGCGTAGACTATTGGCAACAGCATGCACTGCGCACGGTTATTCGTCATCTTTCATTTGCACTGGCACCTCAAGTGGCTTATGCCCGGGTGCAAGAAGTGGCAGAGGCAGAACAAGTACAACCATCACAAATTCAGCAGCTTGCATTGTTGAATACGCTGAATGCGTTACTGACCCATGAGTTCAAACCACCCACTATTATTCGCTATACCGAGCAGATTAAACGGCCTGTTCTTTCGTTGCATAAACCGGGACTTTGGCTTGCACAAGTGCAAGGAATCCGTGCCGGGCCTGCCAATTTCATCTAA
- the ftsZ gene encoding cell division protein FtsZ has translation MFEPMELTNDAVIKVIGVGGGGGNAVEHMVRERIEGVEFFAVNTDAQALRKTAVGQTIQIGSGITKGLGAGANPEVGRNSAEEDREALRAALEGADMVFIAAGMGGGTGTGAAPVVAEVAKELGILTVAVVTKPFNFEGKKRMAFAEQGIAELSKHVDSLITIPNDKLLKVLGRGISLLDAFGAANDVLKGAVQGIAELITRPGLMNVDFADVRTVMSEMGYAMMGSGVACGEDRAEEAAEMAISSPLLEDIDLSGARGVLVNITAGFDLRLDEFETVGNTIRAFASDNATVVIGTSLDPEMNDELRVTVVATGIGMDKRPEITLVTNKQTQPVMDHRYQQHGMSPLPQEVKPAAKVVNDPTAQTNKEPDYLDIPAFLRKQAD, from the coding sequence ATGTTTGAACCTATGGAACTAACCAATGACGCGGTGATTAAAGTCATCGGCGTCGGTGGTGGCGGTGGTAATGCCGTCGAACACATGGTGCGCGAGCGCATCGAAGGTGTTGAATTCTTCGCCGTTAATACAGACGCTCAGGCGCTACGTAAGACGGCTGTTGGCCAAACCATCCAGATTGGTAGCGGTATTACCAAAGGTCTGGGTGCTGGCGCGAACCCGGAAGTGGGTCGCAATTCAGCAGAAGAAGACCGTGAAGCTCTGCGTGCAGCTCTTGAAGGCGCAGACATGGTCTTTATCGCCGCAGGCATGGGCGGTGGTACTGGTACCGGTGCGGCTCCTGTTGTTGCTGAAGTGGCAAAAGAACTGGGTATTCTGACAGTTGCCGTGGTTACCAAGCCTTTCAATTTCGAAGGCAAGAAACGCATGGCATTTGCTGAGCAGGGTATTGCTGAACTGTCCAAACATGTGGACTCACTGATCACTATCCCGAACGACAAACTATTGAAAGTTCTGGGTCGTGGCATCTCGTTACTGGATGCATTCGGTGCAGCTAACGACGTATTAAAAGGCGCTGTTCAGGGTATCGCCGAGTTGATTACCCGCCCAGGCTTGATGAACGTCGACTTTGCTGACGTGCGCACTGTAATGTCCGAAATGGGTTATGCCATGATGGGCTCAGGTGTGGCTTGCGGTGAAGATCGTGCTGAAGAAGCAGCAGAAATGGCGATTTCCAGCCCGTTGCTGGAAGATATCGACCTGTCTGGCGCTCGCGGCGTGTTGGTCAACATCACTGCTGGTTTCGATTTGCGTTTGGATGAATTCGAAACTGTGGGTAACACCATTCGTGCATTTGCATCCGACAATGCGACCGTCGTTATCGGTACATCGTTAGACCCGGAAATGAACGACGAACTGCGCGTAACTGTGGTTGCAACCGGTATCGGCATGGATAAACGCCCTGAAATCACGCTGGTTACTAACAAGCAGACACAGCCTGTTATGGATCACCGTTACCAGCAGCATGGCATGTCACCTTTACCTCAGGAAGTTAAGCCTGCGGCTAAAGTGGTCAATGACCCCACTGCTCAAACCAATAAAGAGCCCGATTATTTGGATATTCCGGCATTTTTGCGTAAGCAAGCCGACTAA
- the coaE gene encoding dephospho-CoA kinase (Dephospho-CoA kinase (CoaE) performs the final step in coenzyme A biosynthesis.) — protein sequence MTYIVALTGGIGSGKSTVANAFANLGVPLVDADIIARQVVEPGTRALMEIASRYGENILHTDGTLNRAALREKIFSEPQEKAWLNSLLHPLIQQETQSQLANIDEPYVLWVVPLLVENGLHRRANRVLVVDVAPEIQLARTMARDGITRQQAEDILASQVSRQQRLACADDIIDNSGDPIVIAPQVTLLHQQYLKLAAAAQQDLHR from the coding sequence ATGACCTATATTGTGGCTCTCACTGGTGGAATTGGCAGTGGTAAAAGCACAGTCGCAAATGCATTCGCCAATCTCGGTGTCCCTCTGGTTGATGCTGATATTATTGCTCGTCAGGTGGTTGAGCCCGGCACGCGGGCATTAATGGAAATCGCCTCCCGCTATGGGGAAAATATCTTGCACACAGATGGCACATTGAATCGTGCAGCATTACGCGAGAAAATTTTCAGTGAGCCGCAGGAAAAAGCGTGGTTAAATTCATTGTTGCATCCACTGATCCAACAGGAAACCCAGAGCCAGCTCGCCAATATTGATGAGCCCTATGTACTTTGGGTTGTCCCCTTGTTGGTTGAAAATGGTTTACATCGCCGTGCTAATCGTGTGTTAGTGGTAGATGTGGCACCTGAAATACAACTCGCTCGAACAATGGCGAGAGATGGTATTACCCGCCAACAGGCAGAAGATATTTTAGCTTCACAGGTTTCGCGGCAACAGCGGCTAGCCTGTGCTGATGACATTATTGACAATAGCGGCGATCCCATAGTTATCGCCCCGCAAGTTACTTTATTACACCAGCAGTATTTAAAATTGGCAGCTGCGGCCCAACAGGATCTACATAGATGA
- the zapD gene encoding cell division protein ZapD, with product MSDLTSTILFEHPLNEKMRTWLRMEFLLQQLESQRTLDNIASALTFFRTASDLIDVLERGEVRTDLLKELERQQQKLQLWADMPGVDMSLVDSLRSQLKSRASVLMSAPRIGQSLKEDRLISVVRQRLSIPGGCCSFDLPTLHTWLHQPQEQRNQHIDKLLTSLTPLNQSLTIILNLIRQSGPLRAQISLNGFFQDNAEGADLLRLRLPLDPQLYPQISGHKTRYAIRFLPLDSENGTVPARLSFELACC from the coding sequence ATGAGTGACCTCACCTCAACAATACTTTTTGAACACCCGCTCAATGAAAAAATGCGTACCTGGCTAAGAATGGAGTTTTTACTACAACAATTAGAAAGCCAGCGTACGTTAGATAATATTGCCAGTGCATTAACGTTTTTCCGCACAGCATCTGATTTAATTGATGTTCTGGAGCGCGGTGAAGTTCGTACTGATTTGCTTAAAGAATTAGAGCGCCAACAACAGAAGTTACAACTATGGGCAGATATGCCCGGTGTTGATATGTCGCTGGTGGATTCCTTGCGTAGTCAGTTAAAAAGCCGGGCTTCAGTATTGATGTCAGCACCGCGCATCGGGCAGTCGCTAAAAGAAGATCGCTTAATCAGCGTTGTTCGCCAGCGCCTGAGTATCCCAGGTGGCTGCTGTAGTTTCGACTTACCCACTTTGCACACCTGGCTGCATCAGCCTCAGGAACAACGCAATCAGCACATCGATAAGTTGCTCACAAGCCTGACCCCGCTCAATCAGTCGCTAACTATTATTTTAAATTTAATTCGCCAATCCGGCCCTCTGCGGGCACAAATCAGCTTAAATGGTTTCTTCCAGGACAATGCCGAAGGGGCTGATTTACTGAGATTACGCCTGCCGCTAGACCCGCAGTTGTATCCACAGATTTCCGGTCATAAAACCAGATATGCAATTCGCTTCTTACCACTCGATAGTGAAAATGGTACCGTGCCAGCACGTTTATCGTTTGAATTAGCCTGCTGCTGA
- the ftsA gene encoding cell division protein FtsA — MIKSTDRKLVVGLEIGTAKVSALVGEVLPDGMVNIIGVGSCPSRGMDKGGVNDLESVVKCVQRAIDQAELMADCQISSVYLALSGKHISCQNEIGMVPISEEEVTQEDVENVVHTAKSVRVRDEHRILHVIPQEYAIDYQEGIKNPVGLSGVRMQAKVHLITCHNDMAKNIVKAVERCGLKVDQLIFAGLAASYAVLTEDERELGVCVVDIGGGTMDMAVYTGGALRHTKVIPYAGNVVTSDIAYAFGTPPTDAEAIKVRHGCALGSIVSKDESVEVPSVGGRPPRSLQRQTLAEVIEPRYTELLNLVNDEILQLQEQLRQQGVKHHLAAGIVLTGGAAQIDGLAECAQRVFHAQVRIGQPLNITGLTDYAQEPYYSTAVGLLHYGKESHLSGESEVEKRASVGNWFKRINSWLRKEF; from the coding sequence ATGATCAAGTCGACGGACAGAAAACTGGTAGTAGGTCTTGAGATCGGAACGGCAAAGGTCTCCGCATTGGTAGGGGAAGTTCTGCCCGATGGCATGGTCAATATTATTGGGGTTGGCAGTTGCCCATCCCGTGGCATGGATAAGGGTGGGGTTAACGACCTTGAATCGGTAGTGAAATGCGTTCAACGCGCTATCGATCAGGCAGAGTTAATGGCGGATTGCCAAATTTCATCTGTCTATCTGGCATTATCGGGCAAACATATCAGTTGTCAGAATGAAATAGGGATGGTTCCTATTTCAGAAGAGGAAGTAACTCAGGAAGATGTAGAGAACGTAGTGCATACCGCGAAGTCGGTACGTGTGCGTGATGAACATCGTATCCTGCACGTTATTCCGCAGGAATATGCCATCGATTACCAAGAAGGCATCAAAAATCCGGTGGGCCTTTCTGGCGTGCGGATGCAGGCTAAAGTGCACCTGATTACGTGCCATAACGATATGGCGAAGAATATTGTTAAAGCGGTGGAGCGTTGTGGTCTGAAAGTGGACCAACTGATTTTCGCCGGTTTAGCGGCAAGTTATGCAGTATTGACCGAAGATGAGCGTGAGCTGGGTGTCTGTGTGGTCGACATCGGCGGCGGTACCATGGATATGGCGGTTTATACCGGTGGGGCGTTGCGCCACACCAAAGTTATCCCTTACGCCGGGAACGTGGTGACTAGCGATATTGCGTATGCCTTCGGAACACCGCCTACCGATGCGGAAGCGATTAAAGTTCGACACGGCTGTGCGCTCGGGTCGATAGTCAGCAAGGACGAAAGTGTAGAAGTGCCAAGTGTTGGCGGACGCCCTCCCCGTAGTCTGCAAAGACAGACGCTCGCTGAGGTTATAGAACCACGCTACACCGAACTGCTGAATTTGGTTAATGACGAGATTTTACAATTGCAGGAGCAATTACGTCAGCAAGGCGTGAAGCATCATCTGGCAGCCGGTATCGTGCTGACAGGCGGAGCGGCACAAATTGATGGTTTGGCTGAATGTGCTCAACGGGTATTTCATGCCCAGGTTCGCATCGGCCAACCGCTCAATATCACCGGGCTGACGGATTATGCACAGGAACCTTATTACTCCACTGCTGTTGGGTTGTTGCACTATGGTAAAGAATCTCATCTCAGTGGTGAGTCAGAAGTAGAAAAACGTGCCTCAGTGGGCAATTGGTTTAAACGCATCAATAGCTGGCTGAGAAAAGAGTTTTAA